From one Pecten maximus chromosome 8, xPecMax1.1, whole genome shotgun sequence genomic stretch:
- the LOC117333442 gene encoding ATP-binding cassette sub-family B member 9-like, whose translation MVRRTPVVIGCVVSALGDAVVTTLLFGHGDEILDRFSTATAQFSILDSTFELWWFGMLRACVLFGLTMAVIRHPLEAITRIQKLGEGAVCFPLLMGIYDLIKLLMLSDVPSRLYDKWLWAQFAWCMIGCLLFHILYSALSRITLVLDGTFLHNDNVCINDGDTEERRHLLSSSTSRRKSGCNDNDDDDDEDSDDESSKARSIAEKRATIFRLFSYSKPDLGYIAGAFIFLVIAAVGEIFIPYYTGQVVDGIVIDKSKTRFTQAIIYVIVISAGSAIASGLRGGLFSVAMARLNVRIRDLLFSSIIDQEIGFFDSVKTGDITSRLTSDTTVMSDTVTLNINIFLRSVIQAVGMVVFMVKLSWRMSILSLIVIPLVFGVSKVYGKYYKRLSKQVQNRLAKANEVAEEAFTSMRTVRSFANENSEKARYYSHLLRMYKIKKKQAVFYAGYVWTNKLFELMLTASVLYYGGHLVVSGKLSGGNLVSFILYQMQLGECFDNIGNVYTGLMQAVGASEKVFEYIDRVPKILNNGTLAPHCVQGRIEFKDVTFAYPTRNDTPILKNVSFSVAPGEVVALVGPSGSGKTSCINLMEHFYETCAGSVLLDSHPIQSYDHAYLHTKVALVGQEPVLYARSLKDNIRCGLLEENYGMERVIRAAGLANAHQFIIEMKKGYDTQAGEKGLQLSGGQKQRIAIARALIRNPAILLLDEATSALDSESEHVVQQAIYKNLQGKTVIIIAHRLSTVEKADRIIVIDKGQVVEQGSHSELLSRKGLYAKLVKRQLKETNSS comes from the exons ATGGTCCGACGAACGCCAGTTGTCATTGGATGCGTCGTCTCAGCTCTTGGTGATGCTGTAGTAACCACTCTTCTTTTTGGACATGGTGATGAGATACTGGACAGATTTTCCACGGCAACAGCTCAATTCTCCATTCTTGATTCTACGTTTGAATTATGGTGGTTTGGTATGCTTCGCGCTTGTGTTCTTTTTGGACTTACTATGGCGGTCATACGGCATCCATTGGAAGCTATCACTCGGATACAAAAGCTAGGAGAAGGCGCTGTCTGCTTTCCTCTACTGATGGGAATATATGACCTTATTAAACTACTAATGCTGTCCGATGTTCCCTCGAGGTTATATGATAAGTGGCTCTGGGCTCAGTTCGCCTGGTGTATGATTGGATGTCTACTATTCCATATACTTTATTCTGCCCTAAGCAGAATCACACTAGTGCTTGACGGGACTTTCTTACATAATGACAATGTATGTATCAACGACGGCGACACAGAGGAAAGGAGACATCTTTTATCCTCCTCAACCTCGAGAAGGAAGTCAGGATGTAATGACaacgatgacgatgacgatgaaGACAGTGATGATGAATCGTCAAAAGCTCGATCTATTGCAGAAAAAAGAGCGACAATTTTTAGATTATTCTCATATTCTAAACCGGATTTAGGATACATAGCAGGGGCATTTATCTTTCTAGTAATCGCAGCAGTGG GTGAGATTTTTATACCTTACTACACTGGGCAAGTGGTGGACGGAATAGTGATCGATAAATCAAAGACGAGATTTACACAGGCCATAATATACGTGATCGTCATATCGGCAGGAAG TGCGATTGCGAGCGGTCTGCGAGGGGGTCTGTTTTCTGTCGCAATGGCGAGACTGAATGTTCGGATCAGGGACCTTCTCTTCTCTAGCATCATTGACCAGGAAATCGGATTTTTTGATAGTGTCAAAACTG GTGACATAACGTCCAGGCTCACTTCTGACACCACTGTTATGAGTGATACAGTCACCTTGAACATCAACATTTTCTTGCGCAGTGTCATCCAGGCAGTAGGGATGGTCGTGTTTATGGTTAAGTTATCCTGGCGCATGAGTATACTGTCCCTTATCGTAATTCCTCTTGTGTTTGGTGTTTCAAAAGTCTACGGCAAGTACTACAAG AGACTCTCCAAACAAGTGCAGAACCGACTTGCCAAAGCTAATGAGGTAGCGGAAGAGGCATTTACGAGCATGCGTACTGTTAGAAGTTTCGCTAACGAAAATTCAGAGAAGGCTCGTTACTATTCCCATCTTCTGCGcatgtacaaaataaaaaagaagcAGGCCGTGTTCTACGCTGGATATGTGTGGACAAATAAA CTGTTTGAGCTGATGTTAACGGCCTCGGTATTGTACTACGGGGGACATCTGGTGGTCAGTGGTAAACTAAGTGGAGGTAACCTGGTCTCATTCATCCTTTATCAAATGCAACTTGGGGAATGCTTTGAC AATATCGGCAATGTGTATACCGGATTGATGCAGGCAGTTGGGGCGTCAGAAAAAGTATTCGAATATATTGACCGTGTTccaaaaatattaaacaatggaACTTTAGCTCCTCATTGTGTCCAGGGAAGAATCGAGTTCAAAGACGTTACCTTTGCATACCCTACTCGGAATGATACACCGATTTTGAAG AATGTCTCATTCTCCGTGGCTCCGGGAGAGGTGGTGGCCCTTGTTGGTCCCAGTGGTAGTGGCAAGACGTCATGTATCAACCTAATGGAACACTTCTACGAGACATGTGCTGGGTCGGTATTACTGGACAGCCATCCGATACAGAGCTACGACCACGCCTATCTCCATACAAAG GTTGCTCTAGTAGGTCAGGAGCCCGTGCTTTATGCGCGATCACTAAAGGACAACATCCGGTGCGGCCTGTTGGAAGAGAATTATGGGATGGAGCGCGTTATAAGGGCTGCAGGATTGGCCAATGCTCACCAATTTATCATAGAGATGAAGAAAGGGTATGATACGCAGGCTGGTGAGAAAGGTCTACAGCTCTCAG GTGGACAAAAACAGAGGATTGCCATTGCGCGTGCTCTGATCCGTAACCCCGCCATTTTGTTACTGGATGAGGCAACCAGTGCACTCGACTCAGAATCAGAACACGTT GTTCAACAAGCTATCTACAAGAACTTGCAGGGAAAGACAGTGATAATTATAGCACACCGACTCAGCACAGTCGAGAAAGCAGACCGCATTATTGTCATTGATAAAGGCCAAGTAGTTGAACAAGGATCCCATTCGGAACTTCTCTCTCGCAAAGGACTATATGCCAAGCTTGTTAAAAGGCAATTAAAAGAAACTAATTCATCTTGA
- the LOC117333444 gene encoding spindle assembly abnormal protein 6 homolog, which yields MNDLPGIEVLFREHRRLANKLTKDEMKALRGFLNNCLMQEHGEMVFELDNLKTSYSAKVFDLEDKLSEMQKELKFKTELLEQYKSSDSSLAMVHKQREKRLEHKQSFLLLDLEKGQDALKSLNARQHVLENELQQKEKVIVEQTSKIEGLKLAVAEQNNTKNRNVEDRAQKLNQEILRLKLEIDQRNKECQKLQDEKLQLFNEKSNMERNLEEQSRLMNELKETMQSNAKQMAVKCEQLSMLQYQLDLEKKKMADFQKDLQVKDNFGQVTRRGSSDQDYNDVMKIRSESYRSQVQFLECRIKLLEEKIAMYRNQVRDMSREITDIAEDVTKSSHLKDRIFVHGTTIVEKIQRELHEHIVSRRSKLETSLDEVLRTAPVAISKEACEIRADALTLKKQAEVNRVNDVLVRTSRLLTRVDACEKTKFSGKFLTGNGHVIQNGNSTNNIRPKSEIRQKKDDSQERCFTVVTRKHSNGHLLSRPRQLNGSALPLWKRKHSLSMDMANCISPALIDLNLSPGSSPSPKDKKTFFSSSQSTQAIESKRSLSDSSY from the exons TTCTGTTCCGTGAACACCGGCGCCTGGCCAATAAGTTAACGAAGGATGAAATGAAGGCACTCCGTGGCTTCCTAAATAACTGCCTAATGCAGGAACACGGGGAAATGGTCTTTGAACTGGACAATCTGAAAACGTCATACAGCGCAAAG GTATTTGATCTCGAGGACAAATTATCTGAAATGCAAAAGGAACTCAAATTCAAGACAGAGCTTCTCGAGCAGTACAAATCGAGCGACAGCAGCCTAGCCATGGTACATAAACAGCGCGAGAAGAGGCTGGAACACAAGCAATCTTTCCTGCTTCTCGACCTTGAGAAGGGCCAGGACGCTCTTAAATCTCTCAACGCCCGGCAACACGTGCTAGAGAATGAGCTCCAACAGAAGGAAAAGGTCATTGTAGAACAAACTTCAAAGATTGAGGGATTGAAGCTGGCAGTAGCTGAACAAAACAACACTAAAAACCGAAATGTTGAGGACCGAGCTCAGAAACTAAATCAGGAAATCCTTCGGCTGAAACTAGAGATAGATCAACGGAATAAAGAATGCCAAAAGCTACAAGATGAAAAACTGCAGCTATTTAATGAGAAAAGCAACATGGAGAGGAATTTAGAGGAACAAAGCCGTCTGATGAACGAGCTGAAGGAGACTATGCAGAGTAATGCTAAGCAAATGGCCGTTAAATGTGAGCAACTGTCCATGCTTCAATATCAATTAGActtggaaaagaaaaaaatggctGATTTTCAAAAAGATCTTCAAGTGAAAGATAATTTTGGTCAAGTGACGAGACGTGGTAGTTCTGATCAGGATTACAATGACGTAATGAAGATCAGGTCAGAGTCATACAGGTCTCAGGTACAGTTTCTCGAATGTCGGATAAAATTACTGGAGGAAAAAATCGCCATGTACCGGAATCAGGTTCGCGACATGAGCCGGGAGATCACAGACATTGCTGAGGACGTCACTAAATCGTCGCATCTCAAAGACCGGATATTTGTCCACGGAACAACCATCGTAGAAAAAATCCAGCGAGAGTTACATGAACATATAGTATCGAGGAGGTCTAAACTTGAAACTTCCCTTGACGAAGTTCTCAGAACGGCACCTGTAGCTATTTCTAAGGAAGCATGTGAAATCCGAGCAGATGCGCTAACTTTGAAGAAACAAGCAGAAGTTAATCGCGTCAACGACGTCCTTGTAAGAACGTCTCGTCTTCTGACAAGGGTAGACGCTTGTGAGAAAACGAAATTTTCTGGAAAGTTTTTAACTGGGAATGGACATGTCATTCAAAACGGAAATTCTACGAACAACATACGTCCCAAGTCAGAAATACGTCAAAAGAAGGACGATAGTCAAGAAAGGTGTTTCACTGTTGTCACAAGGAAACATTCGAACGGTCATCTCCTCTCTCGACCTCGCCAACTAAATGGGTCTGCACTTCCACTCTGGAAACGGAAACACTCGTTGTCCATGGATATGGCAAACTGTATATCCCCAGCACTTATTGACCTCAACCTCAGCCCAGGTAGTTCGCCTTCTCCGAAAGATAAGAAGACATTCTTCTCAAGTAGTCAGAGCACGCAGGCTATAGAGAGTAAGCGGTCTCTTTCCGATTCCAGCTACTAG